The Zerene cesonia ecotype Mississippi chromosome 29, Zerene_cesonia_1.1, whole genome shotgun sequence genome includes a region encoding these proteins:
- the LOC119838019 gene encoding myrosinase 1-like yields MKNVTKSKTQKSLRKFPDDFFFGAATSSYQIEGAWNEGGKGWSMWDHLVRTDPGHIRDGTNGDVAANSYHFYEKDVAILKELGVNVYRFSVSWPRILPYGRADYVNPEGIAYYNKLIDLLLANNITPFLTIYHWELPQNLNEQGGWLNEDIAGWFGDYARVLYQNFGDRVKLWLTINEPYVHCLLGYGSVNHAPRLRSPGIKYYECGRNILLAHARAYHIYDNEFRHQGGRVGMALDAEMSMPSSNSPDDIQAAEDSMMFRLGQYAHPVLTEAGNYPQRFIDLIAEASARQGLSESRLRSFSQEQIDYMKGTSDFLAINHYSSNYAYRNASVVNMHEVPSMMDDMQVGSYMDPSWPTVSWIGTYGPGLRKLLVYIKDTYNNPTIYITENGFASSTGLNDDGRVNYFRQYLTAVLDAIDDGVNVKGYCAWSLMDNFEWDWGYM; encoded by the exons ATGAAGAATGTGACCAAGAGTAAAACGCAGAAGTCCTTAAGGAAATTTCCAGATGATTTCTTCTTTGGTGCTGCTACCTCGTCCTACCAAATAGAAGGAGCGTGGAATGAAGGAG GAAAAGGCTGGTCGATGTGGGATCATTTAGTACGCACTGATCCTGGTCACATTAGGGATGGAACAAACGGCGACGTTGCTGCTAATTCATACCATTTCTACGAAAAAGATGTCGCCATCCTAAAAGAGTTGGGAGTTAATGTCTATAGATTTTCAGTATCTTGGCCTAGAATACTACCTTACGGTCGCGCTGACTACGTTAACCCAGAAGGAATTGCatattacaacaaattaatCGATCTTTTGCTTGCTAACAATATCACGccttttttaactatataccATTGGGAATTGCCCCAAAATTTGAATGAACAAGGGGGTTGGTTAAATGAAGACATTGCGGGCTGGTTCGGTGACTATGCCCGAGTTTTGTACCAAAATTTCGGTGACAGAGTAAAGCTCTGGCTTACAATCAATGAACCTTACGTACATTGCCTCCTTGGCTATGGAAGTGTCAACCACGCGCCTAGATTGAGATCTCCTGGTATCAAGTACTATGAATGTGGTCGAAATATACTTCTCGCTCATGCGCGAGCGTACCACATTTACGACAATGAATTCAGACATCAGGGTGGAAGGGTTGGTATGGCTTTGGACGCAGAAATGAGTATGCCAAGCAGCAATTCACCAGACGACATTCAAGCAGCTGAAGACTCCATGATGTTCCGT CTTGGCCAATACGCCCACCCAGTTCTCACGGAAGCCGGTAACTACCCGCAAAGATTTATCGACCTCATCGCTGAGGCGAGCGCTAGACAGGGTCTCTCGGAATCCCGCCTACGCAGTTTCTCTCAAGAACAAATCGATTACATGAAGGGCACGTCAGATTTCTTGGCAATAAACCATTACTCGAGTAATTATGCGTACAGAAACGCATCAGTAGTCAACATGCATGAAGTGCCGTCTATGATGGATGACATGCAAGTAGGCAGCTATATGGACCCATCGTGGCCGACTGTTTCGTGGATTGgt acTTACGGTCCCGGTTTACGCAAGCTACTGGTATACATCAAAGATACGTACAACAACCCAACTATTTACATAACAGAAAATGGCTTTGCATCAAGCACTGGCTTGAATGACGATGGTCGGGTAAATTACTTTAGGCAATATCTAACTGCCGTTCTGGATGCGATTGATGATGGAGTCAATGTTAAAGGATATTGTGCCTGGAGTCTCATGGACAACTTTGAATGGGATTGGGGCTACATGTAA
- the LOC119837911 gene encoding protein SHQ1 homolog — MLTPSFKLSQDENHVFITVHAPYTNVGDTEIDVDGENFLFVSSPYFLRLRLPGKIVENDRSKGSYVCDSGDFNLMFDKETPGEHFENMDMITSLLAPRDIPNVNPSLVEMLEEDGITIEEDQGEASSESNSNKYSYGFACKISTDFRDVGSEFPQIFELRVPEKVSLNERHGLREQYENHKFSSDHYLADLFDEELISPYIKLTLSWEANDFDKDADFDEDEISLLKELPNKHYILTKNEHKQVLLGLIDILYGYCYDKRTTLNESTVESSWTINKLSSTLSWFCVFNDMKQVVTASYRRALIYPIFRNFELCQKVQNDLISLLKHGKKFIIKGLVNIHKMFNSSNDARYILNQLYINDYLIFIQKCRVEELAELCNNLTNIEINKNDLSLELEELEAAAEMVNQEESQVMENEMALKMASMSLLPDLKKSSNYLLDDSDSESSDSSSSSSDSSSSDSSSDLDSDDDYSS, encoded by the coding sequence ATGTTGACGCCTAGCTTCAAACTATCACAGGATGAAAACCACGTGTTTATTACTGTTCATGCACCATACACGAATGTTGGAGATACGGAAATCGATGTCGACGGAGAGAACTTTTTGTTCGTTTCTAGTCCTTATTTTCTAAGGCTGCGCCTACCAGGAAAAATAGTTGAAAATGATAGATCTAAGGGGTCTTATGTTTGCGATTCTGGTGATTTCAATCTTATGTTCGACAAAGAGACACCCGGCGAGCATTTTGAAAACATGGACATGATTACTAGTCTTTTAGCTCCACGAGACATACCAAATGTTAATCCCAGTTTAGTTGAAATGCTCGAAGAAGACGGTATCACGATTGAGGAAGACCAGGGTGAGGCAAGTAGCGAaagtaattcaaataaatattcctaCGGTTTTGCGTGCAAGATCTCTACAGATTTCCGTGATGTCGGCAGTGAGTTTCcacaaatttttgaattaagaGTTCCCGAAAAAGTAAGTCTAAATGAGCGCCATGGTTTACGAGAACAGTACGAAAATCATAAATTCTCCTCTGATCATTATTTAGCTGATTTATTTGACGAAGAACTCATAAGCCCCTATATAAAACTTACCCTGTCATGGGAAGCCAATGATTTTGACAAAGATGCTGATTTTGACGAGGATGAGATCAGTTTGTTGAAGGAACTGCctaacaaacattatattttaactaaaaatgaaCATAAGCAAGTACTTTTAGGCCTTATAGATATTCTGTATGGCTATTGCTATGATAAGAGAACAACCTTGAATGAAAGTACAGTTGAATCTAGCTGgaccataaataaattatcctcAACATTAAGTTGGTTTTGTGTTTTCAATGATATGAAACAAGTAGTTACTGCTTCTTACCGACGAGCTTTGATATATCCAATATTTAGAAACTTTGAGCTCTGCCAAAAGGTTCAGAATGATCTGATTTCTCTGTTAAAACATGGTAAAAAGTTCATAATAAAAGGTTTGGTGAACATTCACAAAATGTTCAATTCAAGCAATGATGCACGATATATATTGAACCAGTTGTATATCAAcgattatttgatttttattcaaaagtgTCGGGTTGAGGAGTTAGCAGAACTCTGCAATAATCTGAccaacattgaaataaacaagaacGACCTGTCTTTAGAATTGGAGGAATTGGAAGCTGCTGCGGAAATGGTTAACCAGGAAGAGTCTCAGGTTATGGAGAATGAAATGGCTTTGAAAATGGCATCTATGTCTTTACTGCCAGATTTGAAAAAGTCAAGTAATTACCTACTCGACGATAGTGATAGTGAATCCTCTGATTCAAGCAGCTCTTCTTCAGACAGCTCATCTTCAGACAGCTCATCTGATTTGGACTCTGATGATGATTATTCCTCTTGA